The Homalodisca vitripennis isolate AUS2020 unplaced genomic scaffold, UT_GWSS_2.1 ScUCBcl_14630;HRSCAF=25532, whole genome shotgun sequence genome has a segment encoding these proteins:
- the LOC124375192 gene encoding zinc finger MYM-type protein 1-like, whose protein sequence is MKRSYQSGAKERQDKKKREEDASKCSSTLSAWLCPTTSTTTTKSTNVTSTSSTETRPIIASVPGNEIEEEVTAQDNAEESIDEEVTCLGLGHQQENCAKPPTSPTSSSELIGVNDQVECSRTNKINETCLNTGEPHFPDQIIDPEVKKRIIELGLGPYQPVGPFPYDGKQGRSFSDNYFTLKSKSGLKLKRTWLCYSSKLDCVYCQPCWLFPQKGPVRGWDSGLRDWKHLSDRIKTHENSQHHADSCLVYEQWRRHGSIDDALEKGLKEERNFWRKVLKRVLDVSLMLATCNLPFRGDSWHITDRNKGNFLSLIELLSKYDTILEDLITRPSGTVNYLSPTIQNEIISLMASEVLSGIKEELLSAPFFSIIYDTTQDVSKVDQLSEVFRYVKIDHDQLGKPCELRICETFTSFTAVTDQTASGLEDVIIKSISEKGLDITKCRGQGYDGASVMSGVYNGVQKRIQELAPHAYFIHCASHNLNLVLKDAVECNREIAQFFETVQNIYSFFGHSIVRWQELKVVSGCTENPKAPVPKDKVTLKTLNPTRWAGRYEAVYALKERFGDVMKALNKIILTSKKPKERNEAEGLKKRLESFSFVLLLTVQCKILGEINIASKSLQTESIDLMTAYDLLGNALLKVTELRWSFEEVCSEAEEVCSKWGITITHEFIGQRARKVKKHFDELCEDQRLTDPKSNFRVTIFFPMVDTIVSQIDNRFKGMKQVIDAYKIVHPSFLASCSDEELRCEADNFVSRFSDDVTPLFKAQILSVRNAFQSKLKDFKEVKEVAKSPTH, encoded by the exons atgaaaagaagctaTCAAAGTGGGGCAAAGGAAAGGCAAGAcaagaagaaaagagaagaggATGCTTCAAAGTGTTCTTCCACCCTATCTGCTTGGTTATgtcctactactagtactactacaactaaaagtactaatgtcacatctacatctagtactgaaactagaccaataattg cctcAGTCCCAGGAAATGAGATTGAAGAGGAAGTTACAGCTCAAGATAACGCTGAAGAAAGTATTGATGAAGAAGTAACATGCCTAGGGCTAGGGCATCAACAAGAAAATTGTGCCAAACCTCCAACAAGTCCTACGTCAAGCAGTGAACTGATCGGCGTAAATGATCAA gtggaatgtagccggacgaataaaattaatgaaacttgtttaaaCACCGGAGAACCCCATTTTCCAGACCAGATCATCGATCCAGAGGTgaaaaaacgaattattgaatTAGGACTAGGACCCTATCAACCAGTTGGCCCATTTCCATATGATGGAAAACAAGGTAGGTCCTTTTCAGACAATTATTTTACCCTGAAGTCAAAGTCTGGGCTCAAACTGAAAAGAACTTGGTTGTGCTATTCGTCCAAATTGGATTGTGTTTATTGCCAACCTTGCTGGTTGTTTCCCCAGAAAGGACCTGTAAGAGGATGGGATTCAGGATTAAGGGACTGGAAACATTTGTCTGATCGCATAAAGACACATGAGAATTCACAGCACCATGCTGATTCCTGCTTGGTTTATGAGCAATGGCGACGTCATGGCTCAATAGACGATGCACTAGAAAAAGGTTTGAAGGAGGAGCGGAATTTTTGGAGGAAAGTTTTGAAGAGGGTCTTAGATGTCTCCCTTATGTTGGCAACATGCAACCTTCCTTTTCGTGGAGACAGTTGGCATATCACTGatagaaataaaggtaattttctatCATTGATTGAATTGCTGTCAAAATATGACACTATCCTAGAAGATCTAATTACAAGGCCAAGTGGTACTGTTAATTATCTCAGTCCAACaattcagaatgaaattatttctctgaTGGCTAGTGAAGTGCTTAGTGGAATTAAAGAAGAGCTTTTGAGTGCGccttttttctccataatttacgACACAACACAAGATGTAAGTAAAGTAGATCAGCTAAGCGAAGTTTTTCGCTATGTAAAGATTGACCATGACCAACTCGGAAAACCTTGTgagttgagaatttgtgaaacgttTACATCTTTCACAGCAGTTACTGACCAAACCGCTTCGGGGCTAGAAGACGTcatcataaaatcaatttcagaaaaaGGCCTTGACATAACAAAATGCAGAGGACAAGGATACGATGGTGCATCGGTCATGAGTGGTGTGTATAATGGAGTACAAAAGAGAATCCAAGAACTTGCACCCCATGCCTATTTCATTCACTGTGCCAGCCATAATTTGAATCTGGTTCTTAAAGATGCCGTTGAATGCAATCGAGAAATAGCACAATTTTTTGAGACggtgcaaaatatttacagtttttttggccACAGCATTGTTCGGTGGCAAGAACTAAAAGTCGTTTCTGGTTGTACAGAGAATCCGAAGGCTCCTGTTCCTAAAGACAAGGTAACATTAAAGACTTTAAACCCTACACGTTGGGCAGGGAGATATGAAGCTGTGTACGCTTTAAAGGAAAGGTTCGGTGATGTAATGaaagccttaaataaaataattttgacaagcaaaaagccaaaggaaaggaatgaagctgaggggctcaaaaaaaggttagaatcttttagttttgttttgctcttgACTGTCCAGTGCAAAATATTAGGGGAAATAAACATTGCCTCAAAATCCTTGCAAACGGAATCTATTGATTTAATGACAGCGTACGATCTCCTAGGCAATGCTTTATTGAAAGTAACCGAACTTCGTTGGTCCTTTGAAGAAGTCTGTAGTGAAGCAGAAGAAGTATGTTCAAAATGGGGGATTACGATTACCCATGAATTTATTGGCCAACGTGCAAGAAAGGTAAAAAAGCACTTTGATGAACTTTGTGAAGACCAAAGACTGACAGATCCTAAAAGCAATTTCAGAGTGACAATATTCTTCCCAATGGTTGATACTATAGTGTCACAAATTGACAACCGTTTTAAAGGCATGAAGCAAGTGATTGATGCCTATAAAATTGTTCACCCTTCTTTCCTGGCCTCATGTTCAGATGAAGAACTGCGTTGTGaagctgataattttgtaagcagattttcagatgatgtaacgccattgttcaaagctcagattttatcagtaaggaatgcttttcaatccaaattaaaggatttcaaagaagtaaaagaagtTGCAAAATCTCCTACTCATTGA